One Glycine soja cultivar W05 chromosome 7, ASM419377v2, whole genome shotgun sequence genomic window, TTATTCAGTATTTGTCTATTTGACATGTGTAAAAGTTAGTACTTTTTCATgaataatacaattttaatgAGTTATATATCCTTACACGTGTGCATAATCCaataattgttgaaaaataataaaattcacaaacaTTATACGGAtagttaatttaaattataaataaaaaataaattaaattaattattaatggaaaatatatgataaatacaATTCTATTTGATAAGAATATGTtaagtatataaaattttaaaattaaataaaaaattatttaaactaagtacattattaaacaatttcttatagttaaaaatcattaaaatttattataacccAGAtccaactaaatttttttaatacctaTTAAATGTTTGAAacaagtattattattttttttttgtagttttgaACCCTCAGAAAATAAactgttaaaaaatttaataaatcaacGCCACttcattattcattattttatggATGGTAGAATAAGTTTAGGTTCCTTCCCAaacataaataatcaaaataatatttttaaaatataaatgatcaatataaaaaaatgcaaaaacataattgataagatgatattttagtctaaaatttaaaaacaaaatacttatatatatacttatcagACATGACGCACGAAGCCTAAAGCATAGTGATTTAGAAACTAACTTTAGGTTGCATTTAAGgtgattttcaattaaaattttcaaaattttaaaaactgaaataatATGTGAAGTTAATCACATAAGACTGTTATGAAAGGATCCGGAGTGAGCTagaatacaaaataataaaaaagatttaagTTTTTAAGGATTTTGAAGGCTAAGCCTAAATTGGATCATGATAGAATTGGACTAAAAAggtccaaatttaatttgtgTTCAGAGTTTAGTTCAATCTTAATttgcattttaaattaatacaaaggcattatattaaattttattaataataataatttaaatattaacaatttataCTTGTaccttatttatatatatatatatatatatatatatatatatatatatatatatatatatatatatatatatatatatatatatatatatatatatatatatatagtgtgtgtgtgtgtgtggatctttatttactctttttttcaaTTAGTTTTATTGATTCTTCACATGTTCTCTAGTAGTTAATTGAGTTTTTGACATGTTTGACTAGATGCATGGTTCGTTTTAGGAAATTGACGAGGTCTAGTTTTAATTTGCCCTAGCGATAGCTTTCCTTTTGGGTCTAGAGAccgtgttttgtttgttttgcgTAAATTCCAttgaaagaaggagaaagagaggTATATGGACAAGATCCTTCATTTGTTTGGTATAATAAGTTTGAAAAGGAGTTCAAATGATACCAAATCTGTGTATCCAGCATATATTGTTTCCTTTCCTTGTGGTCAAACTCAGAGTGCAGGAAGATTTATGTGATCGCATCAAAATTTAGTATGCGATTCATATGAGTTTTGAAAGATAATGaacttatttgaaaattatttattggcTATTCGTAGCGATTGTAATTTGTTAAGTTTTTCATATTAGTTtctaaatatcaatttttaaaataaaaattaaaaaaaataattttggtttATAATTTTCAGTTATAAAAAATACCTTAATAACACTAATAATTTatcaatgatgataacaatgataataCTGTAAATAATAAGAGAATAACGAGAGATAGAAACAATAATAAGTAACGATTACAATATatctaaaaatagtaaaaataataatgataataataatattaaaaatagtgaTATACAAATAATAGTGGTAAATAAGTAGAGGATGAGAGTGATAAATGATAATCAccatatatatagtatatatgagaattaaaaaactgaaaaatataaagctaaacaataaaacaatataacccataaaaataaaaataaaaaaagacacactataaaacaataaaatttatatgtaaCTGATAGCCGTTATCTGTCTGTCActgtttatcttttttgtttttttatttgtcaccGAACCGAAACCATTGGGAACAACGAATTGTTAGATATCTTTCTTTGTTTAAATTGTAGAAATCAAAGATAAATTAAGAAGATTTACGAAGAGAAACTTCCTGTATCGTTTTCCTTTCATCACATGTTATTTCTTTCTGGTATTGTTATTTTCTTCCAGCGTTGAGTAAATTCCCAGCAACAACAATAAAGTGGTTGATTCGGAGCTTGAAACATGGTATCCCCTGCATCTGTATAGTTGTGCAAGGACACGCTAGGTGTTAGGTGCAAAGCCAGCCTCATTTGATGGGTCACTTATACGTAGTCCCTGTGAGCTTTTTTTGAcacataaaaagtaaaagaaattattaggtGATCTTGAATTATCTGTTATTGGTCATTGCTTCGGGATATCACCTATCAAGTAGTCCATTATGGACAATAATTATCTGCCATTAGATTGATGTGTTTGCATTTTAATGTGATTCTAGATTATTTAACTTAAACTCAAACACAAACTAATTAAAACAGTAGGAGACTAAAGGGGTGAGAGTTCAGCTCTCTAGTGTATTCTAATCTAATATTATAggaataaattttcatatttttctccaaaattttgaaaacgcttcatgatttgatttagaaaaaaGGTATTATCGTCAAAAACAGACGAACGTGTTTTCTATCAAATTCCGTTTTAACATAATGATACTTGTATCTGTTAAAAGaaagaatatattatatataaccaTCGGTGCTTATATACTCacttatatttcaaaaataatgtgTACACACATACATAGTCTCTCTCTGTGTATCTACCTAGCTATAAGATACATGCACGCTGTGTCATTTTCTTGTACTTAAATTTGTTTTctgatataaaaacaaaatcccAAACTCAAAAATTCCTAATGTGATAATCCCCGTATATCCCAAATAAGAACAGAGAAAATTTTACATCACTGAATGAACAAGAATTTCACGAGACAATTGCCGGTCTAAAATTTATGCATCTTCCATTTTGGTATCAAAGACATGGCACTAGACCAAAAAAGAAATACTTATGTAAAGCTTGTGCCATCTTATTTACGTTAAGGACCCAAAATACTGTGTTtacaaagagttatatataattGGAATTATGATTAGGTTACATTCCAAATATTTGTGGAACTCTAATTAATCTCAAGCCTCACGCGATTATCTCTCACCAAACACTATAATATATATCTCATTTAAGTGTTGCAAAATTAAAGAGATTCGTTTCATCCGATGATTATCCTCTTACATGCACCTAGCTAGAAGTAGCTAGGCTTCTCAAAACTGAGTCTAATAATGCAATTTTTCAATGAAGTAAATTAACTTGCTTCAAAGAAAGTCGTTgacatataaaaaagaataggTACTCATCACAACTATAGTTACATATAATTCTGGTTAAAAGAGATTTTCAAGCGCACCGATCGACAATAAAACCTTATATGTTTCAAATGAAATATTGCTATCATAATTGtcatttgtttgtaattataaaattatgtttgacgcaaaattaattttagcaacaaatcaaaacttttatttttgtacttattttagttttatttattgaatttacaTTGAAATACAGATAATGACATTTTcaactaaaaacaaaacatgCATTAATTGTTCAACTTTACTTCTCCCAACATCTAATGAATCTCTTCCATCTTTTGGTTCTACTTTCTTAAGTAATAACATTAGAGGAGTGTACTCGATCAGTGTACTGTAACCTGATCTCAGATATATGTTGGTAcaagtatatattaaaatccACAACCATGACAGTTAAGCATTTAAGCTATAATAAAcctcatcaaattaaacaaggaAATTTAAAAACTTTGGCACATCACAGAAACAAAATAAGAACCTATTaaaagaaatctaactacaccCTGACTACTGACACATTATAGAAACATAATGCCCCCTCCCTCACAATCACGTCCAAACTCTGATCAGTAGCAGCCTTTTTTTCTAAAAGAGCTAGTGATTCACAACAAGGAGAAATAAAACAACTTAACTATAACGTACGATATAAATTATATTGGCTACTAGAATGACCCTTCTTTAGTTAAGAAAATACACTTATTTATATTACTTCAACATCTTTACAGATTTTTTGTGGgtctatatgtgtgtgtgtgtgtaaatcaAAGTAATTAAGGAAGATATTCCTTGAACAAAGAAAGGTACTAAAGTGAAAGGGCAGCACAAGCCTCAAGAGAACTTAGGGTAAATATATAGTTAcctcttaattaattaaggtCCATATATCTATGTACCCAAGACCTAAAAGAAGATGGGTTAATTATCTGATATGCACAAAGGGGGTTCAGTTCTTCAAGTTCTCTGAGGAGCAAGCTAATCTGAGGTTGAGATCCACATCGTTGCCACCAGCTGGTACTTGCAGGAGCAGTGTCCCAAGATGTGATGACCCTGCAGCAGCTGCACTATGAAATTGAAACAAAGCTGCAGCACTAGTTGTTGCACTAGCATCACTAACACTAGGTGAAGCATTTGATGCTTGGTTGAACCTATGATGATGGTACTGATCATGTTGTTGAAGACGGAGAAGATATTTGAACTGGGCTAGCTTAGCACGTTCTCTCCTGTGCGCATTTTGGTGGCCTCCTAGTGCTTGAGAATTGGCAAATTGGCGACGACAGTAGCGGCACTTGAATTTCTTGCCACCTCCATCGTCGACACATGGTGTGTCCTCACTAATACTGATGGAACCCGAACCCTTCAAGGGGAAACCAAATAGCTTCATCTTTAACTTTGAGAGATGAAAGGGGGTATATATGGATCTCATATGCTTGTTTTGTTtcattcataaatcataatacATTACTaactatatatatgatatatgaagATTCCCATATATACGacacatatatttatatgtatcGTGTCTATATATGAGATGGTCTCCAGTTTAGGCCCCCACTACATTAGGTGAAATCGAATTCATGCCCCCACTtttttgtccttttctttttcaataataaagaagttactattatcatttaaaagagaatgaaaCCTTTATTTCAACTGgaaaataagagagagaatatcccaacagatttttttttctttctatcctATTTATCAGTAGTTGAGTAATTAGTATGTATGAAGTAAAGAGATTTAGCTTGGTTACTTGAgtagtattgtgaatttttagtatttattttttatttttatagtttaataaaatatgtatgGAGTATTACTTATTgatagtaatataaaaaaaattacattagcttttagttataaattaatatgtacgataaatttattagtttttataatacacactttatatattaatatcaacaatattttttgacaaattgtaatatttttttgaaattaaacttaGTATTTAGCATTACTATGAGTTAAATAAGATTTATAAATTAACAAACTTTCCATGCGAACCGGGCAACAAAATTAAGGTatcaaattaacatttttaatcaaaatttggtataactttacacacaaaaattgaatttaataatCGATTAACTTAAAATAATCTTGTAGTAACTCGTCTATACATTCAAGATATACATCACAACATGCATATCGTGTACGTTAAGGTGTAAAAGCAGGAAAAAGAATACTAGTCACTAGAAGTAGTTCCTTCCCAAAGAACAGAAGACGTAAgcattaataataatagtaataataataataaaaccacACTCCTTGAACTTTGGAAGAAAATATAGataggaaaaagaaaggaaaaggaatAAATAAGGTAAATGATGTATACAAGCTAGTTAATTGTTAACGGTTTGACAAATGTATTAAATCTTTAAGTAATAAAGACTCGAAGTCCGAGTGCCGATTTCTAGAAGaactttattttgtatttgtgttgaataattttcaatttatgaaAGAAAAGATGAGATAAGGTAAAAGAAAgatgagttttaaaaaaataacaactaaaatattagatattaacaagagacaaaaaatataaaagggaatTCAATAAGATgagaatgtattattttttatttttctttatcaatcagGTAAATTTATCCTACCCACATTTATTAAATTACTAGTCCCTGATGTCTCACGATGATAAGTCTATTTTACCTATGTATCTCTaaaatgtctttgcaaagattcaataaataaaatacatgaagTTCTAATTTTAGATGTTTGTTTTAATGCATGTGCATAATAtaatcactctatgtctagtAATGATTTTGTTAAGATATCCCTTcattttagttctattagaGATTATCTTCTGTTGAGCAACTAATTCCTAAAATTTATGCATGCAAAACCTTTCTTGTATTCCTATTAAAGATTATCCTCTGTCGAGCACCTAACTCTCAAAAATAATGCAAGGATGaataatgcatgaaattaaaagtgagaaaggataataggaaaaaaacacttattgcattgataaatataaagTATACAATACATCTCTTGGTTTTTTAGGCCTACTAGaccctaactaagggtttagcctctcataatCATAAGGATCTTACACTTGAAAATGGGTTTAGAAACTGATGGAAGAGAAGTGATGAAAAAAGGGAATACAAAAtgatgaaagagaagaaaaattttCCTAAGGGAGAGTTCTTAGGCTTTAGGTGTGTATTAGAATACTCTGAGACTCAATGTGTCTTTTCTCCTTAGCTTGAttctctttttataattattggaGTTGACTTGGGCCTGCCTGCTCGTGCTTAGCGCGGGTGCTTGTATTCGCGTTTAGTGCGTGCTACTCGTTTAGCGCGGGTGCATGTATTCGCGCTTAGCACGCCTTTTCCTTGCTTAACATCAGTGTTGTTTTCGCGCTGAGCGCATCTTGGACTGGaccttttttaactttttattattttcttcatcttttagcCTTTTAATCCATCATTTTTATATCTATAactcataaataagaaaaatatcaatttttaacaattaagcatatataactgttaaataatatttttaaaaatattttcatattattttcatgataaaaaattcattgtttaatttatcatttctcTTTCTAATTAAGTCAATATagctaatttgaaattaaaaaactattctAATTATACAAGCTAGATTTGTATGCAGTTACGAGGATCTAACAGCTAGATACTTGTCAGTTGTCTGGGCTACTTTATCTTACTTAGTCAATGATGTCCTAGCCATTGGGAGATTTAGTTTTATGGTTTAGTGGGATAAGGCTCTAAATTGCCTAAACTATACGAGAAAATTGGCACGTTTAACCCTATTTTATGAGGTATTATAATATTAGACATGGCTGCATTTTTCTAATATCTTTGTTATGTAATAATACTTTCTTAAAAGACTCTGAAGAGTAATTAAAGTTCAGTCAATTCTAAGAAACATGTGTTGAGATCTCACATTAATTACACATATGATCAATgcagttttcataaagtttAGATAATTctttataaatcaattttataaaattaaattaggtCCTAagcttaaatttcaaaataatatcaaaGTTTATTTTAGATTTGTGATTGAGTCATGCCTTTATTTGTCAGGACTTTAATTAAGCAGGTCAAACTAgacctttaaaaaatatttaagatagataaatagttaatactcaagttttatctttttaataaagTCTAAACTCTGGTCTACCAAAGTCAAGTCTGACTTGCTTTCATCTCTACTAGGAGATAGTGTGACAACACTAAAAAAGGTGTGGTCCTTATTACTATACAACAATGAGATCTTGGttaatgaaaatgaaagattTTTAACTGTTTGTTCTAACCTGGAAACTAATCTTTGCAAAGATGCTTCCAAGAATAATTAGGGGATTCAATCAAAAAATATCAAGAATCCTTAAAAGTAAGATACGCTTGGCTTCAAACTTTGAGAAGATTTAAATGAAGAAAGGTGAATTTGTCACTAATTGCTGTGCAAGGGTAATGGTAATTGCttaaaatatgcaatttcaTGGTGAGGAAATGGGAGACACGAGCATTATTGAAAGAATATATGTTTACTTACTCCCAGATTTGATCAAGTGGTGTTGTAGAATCTAATTGATGACATTGATGATCTCTCTCTTAGTGAACTTCAAAGCCCTCTATTGGTCTATGAACAACACAAGTGCACTAATGGAGGAGCAAGAAAATCGggaaatgtaaatatatttttttggatccCTTTCTTGCTTGGTGGTTTACTTCTTATATTAGGAAACGAGAAGATGCAAGAGAATATAAGTTTTCTCAATGCGACACTTCTCAAGGGAGAGAAAGTGAGACTGAAATATATGAGACTAGAGTTTATAGCGTGATTAAATAGCTTACTTTAGGGGGTTAATTTTCATCAACTGGAAGTCAATTTTGTTTACATAGCTTTCCAATGTGGCAAAGAACaccttaaatgaataaatatagtTCAATATATGGCATTATCATTTCATTCAtgatgttaaaaataataataaaaataatcatttaagccttttcacttaaaatctcttctttcttttatatttttatttattttagataaacACTATTACATATATGATCTTCagaaatattttcttatctaacacctaataaaaatattattaaaattttttaataatatttaaaaatactgttaaatatgaataaatgttattaatatatttgtgatattttattaaaaaatattagtgtgTATTTGATATTGCTAAAACCAGCGATCAATTCTTTCTTCCGGAAAGAACTCTTGCACGGTTTGAaatgagagaaagaaatgaGGAATAAAGAAGGAGCTGAACGTATgcttttattgattaattattgAGTGATACATCAGGACTGTATATATACAACTCCGGGGATAATAGAATCAAATAACCAGTAGCTA contains:
- the LOC114420737 gene encoding zinc finger protein 6-like; the protein is MKLFGFPLKGSGSISISEDTPCVDDGGGKKFKCRYCRRQFANSQALGGHQNAHRRERAKLAQFKYLLRLQQHDQYHHHRFNQASNASPSVSDASATTSAAALFQFHSAAAAGSSHLGTLLLQVPAGGNDVDLNLRLACSSENLKN